A single region of the Marinobacter salinus genome encodes:
- a CDS encoding cation transporter — MACSCSAPEPKSPAPGFRKALWIALWVNLAMFLVEGIASIQSGSVSLMADAIDFFGDSANYILSLSVLSMGMLWRGRAAMVKGLTMATFGLVVWGRAIWIAQSGITPEPLTMGAVGLLALAANVSVAVMLFRFREGDSDMRSVWLCSRNDAISNLAVMAAAIGVFGTNSAWPDLVVAGVMGSLAVTAGVSVVRHARQDIADARAASAQPSPAGSSASSR, encoded by the coding sequence ATGGCCTGCAGTTGCTCGGCTCCCGAACCCAAATCACCCGCCCCCGGATTCCGAAAGGCACTCTGGATTGCCCTTTGGGTGAACCTCGCGATGTTCCTGGTAGAGGGCATTGCCAGTATTCAGTCCGGCTCTGTTTCGTTGATGGCAGATGCCATCGACTTCTTTGGCGACAGTGCCAACTACATTCTTTCTCTGAGTGTCCTGAGTATGGGCATGCTCTGGCGCGGCCGGGCGGCCATGGTCAAGGGCCTGACTATGGCAACCTTTGGCCTGGTCGTCTGGGGGCGTGCCATATGGATCGCGCAAAGCGGCATCACACCGGAACCGCTGACCATGGGAGCGGTCGGGTTGCTTGCTCTCGCCGCCAATGTCAGCGTTGCCGTTATGCTGTTCCGGTTCCGGGAGGGCGATTCGGACATGCGCTCGGTCTGGCTGTGCAGCCGTAACGATGCCATCAGCAATCTCGCTGTCATGGCCGCCGCTATTGGTGTATTCGGAACCAACAGCGCTTGGCCGGACCTCGTTGTCGCGGGCGTCATGGGTTCGCTGGCTGTCACTGCCGGGGTCAGCGTGGTGCGCCATGCCCGCCAGGATATCGCGGACGCCAGAGCGGCCAGCGCGCAGCCATCACCTGCCGGCTCGTCCGCGAGCTCCCGTTAA
- a CDS encoding AEC family transporter, which translates to MAAALTLFLKLIPLYITVMLGWVAGRYLEASGRHIAGIMLYIVTPSVVFSGVMAAPLTPAVIFLPFLTFGLASLLGIVQLKLARKLITDGSASIIPLCVGSGNTGYFGVPVALLLFGEEGVGLYIVCMLGTTLFENSVGFYLAARGRYELKDALWRVVKLPSIYAFLAAVVLNLSGFGIPDIFVPLFDNLRGAYSILGMMIIGMSITSFRGLAGNIRFTGLAFFGKFVVWPLAAILFWWLDAHILGIYEPAVHKAMFLISITPIAANTVVIATLLDVSPRQAAGTVLLTTLFALAFIPVMISLAF; encoded by the coding sequence ATGGCCGCTGCGCTGACTCTGTTTCTGAAGCTGATCCCTCTTTATATCACGGTCATGCTCGGCTGGGTTGCAGGCCGCTACCTCGAAGCCAGTGGCAGGCACATTGCCGGTATTATGCTTTATATTGTTACTCCTTCCGTCGTGTTTTCCGGGGTCATGGCGGCGCCGCTTACCCCAGCGGTCATCTTTCTTCCGTTTCTGACCTTCGGTCTGGCCTCGTTACTGGGCATCGTTCAGCTGAAGCTGGCGAGAAAGCTTATTACCGATGGCAGTGCCAGCATCATTCCCCTGTGTGTGGGCTCGGGTAATACCGGCTACTTTGGCGTACCCGTGGCATTGCTGCTGTTCGGGGAAGAGGGGGTGGGGCTTTACATTGTGTGCATGCTGGGCACCACACTGTTTGAAAATTCGGTGGGATTCTATCTTGCCGCTCGGGGCCGGTATGAGTTGAAGGACGCGCTCTGGCGGGTAGTAAAGCTGCCTTCGATTTATGCGTTTCTGGCTGCCGTGGTTCTGAACCTTTCCGGCTTTGGGATTCCGGATATTTTTGTACCGCTGTTCGATAACCTCCGCGGTGCCTACAGCATTCTTGGCATGATGATTATCGGTATGAGTATCACCAGCTTCCGGGGCCTGGCGGGTAACATCCGGTTTACCGGGCTGGCATTTTTCGGCAAGTTTGTGGTCTGGCCGCTGGCCGCTATTCTCTTCTGGTGGCTGGACGCACATATTCTGGGAATATACGAACCAGCCGTGCACAAGGCCATGTTCCTGATTTCGATTACCCCGATTGCTGCGAACACGGTGGTTATCGCCACTCTGCTGGATGTGTCACCAAGGCAGGCCGCAGGGACGGTTCTGCTGACCACATTGTTCGCGCTGGCGTTTATCCCGGTGATGATCTCCTTGGCGTTTTAA
- a CDS encoding antiporter has translation MAKTNADIEHWDVESEEFWEREGKRIASRNLWISIPSLLIGFAVWLMWGMITTQMKNLGFPFSIDQLFTLSAIAGLSGATLRIPASFMIKIAGGRNTVFLTTALLMIPAAGTGFALMNPDTPFIVFQALALLSGIGGGNFACSMSNISTFYPKSKQGYGLGMNAGLGNFGVTTMQVVIPLVMTVGIFGALAGDPMQLQSPSGTLIGRIEAGTDTWIQNAGFIWLVFLIPLAFAGWFGMNNLKVVTPNPGNPLSAFGKILGLYGVGLLASVAGVWVLSVLNMWLALPLTIILTLILLRLIPGDIKPNIQNQFAIFSNKHTWSMTVLYILTFGSFIGFSAALPLSISVIFGNMMDVAADGTVTRVVNPDAPSALTWAWMGPFVGALIRPVGGWISDKVGGSIVTQIISVVMVIASVATGYVMMLAYNSTDPNAYFAPFLILFIIMFAASGIGNGSTFRSIGFIFNQQQKGPVLGWTSAVAAYGAFIAPRVMGQEIQAGTPEVAMYGFAVFYALCLVVNWWFYLRKNAYIKNP, from the coding sequence ATGGCGAAAACCAACGCGGACATCGAACACTGGGATGTCGAAAGCGAAGAATTCTGGGAGCGGGAGGGCAAACGCATAGCCTCCCGCAACCTGTGGATTTCCATACCCAGCCTGCTGATAGGCTTTGCCGTCTGGCTGATGTGGGGAATGATCACCACCCAGATGAAGAACCTGGGCTTTCCCTTCAGCATTGACCAGCTATTTACCCTTTCTGCGATTGCAGGACTGTCTGGCGCCACCTTGCGGATTCCCGCCTCGTTCATGATCAAGATTGCCGGCGGGCGCAACACCGTATTCCTGACCACGGCGCTGCTGATGATCCCGGCGGCTGGCACCGGCTTCGCCCTGATGAATCCGGACACGCCCTTCATCGTTTTCCAGGCCCTGGCATTGCTCTCGGGTATTGGTGGCGGTAACTTCGCCTGCTCCATGAGCAACATCAGCACCTTCTACCCGAAAAGCAAGCAAGGTTATGGCCTGGGTATGAACGCCGGGCTGGGTAACTTCGGCGTGACCACCATGCAGGTGGTGATTCCGCTGGTGATGACCGTTGGTATTTTCGGCGCCCTGGCAGGTGATCCGATGCAACTGCAAAGCCCGAGCGGCACGCTGATTGGCCGTATCGAGGCAGGCACTGACACCTGGATCCAGAACGCCGGCTTTATCTGGCTGGTGTTCCTGATTCCGCTGGCGTTTGCCGGATGGTTCGGCATGAACAACCTGAAAGTGGTTACTCCAAATCCAGGCAACCCTCTTTCAGCGTTTGGCAAGATCCTCGGACTCTATGGGGTTGGCCTCCTGGCGTCTGTTGCCGGCGTCTGGGTCCTGAGCGTGCTGAATATGTGGCTGGCCCTACCGCTGACCATCATTCTCACATTGATTCTTCTGCGCCTGATCCCGGGCGACATCAAGCCCAACATACAGAACCAGTTTGCGATCTTCAGCAACAAGCACACCTGGTCCATGACCGTGCTCTACATCCTCACCTTCGGTTCTTTCATCGGTTTCTCCGCTGCGCTGCCGCTGTCCATCAGTGTTATCTTCGGCAACATGATGGACGTCGCTGCCGACGGCACCGTAACCCGGGTGGTAAACCCTGATGCGCCGAGCGCATTGACCTGGGCCTGGATGGGACCGTTTGTGGGCGCCCTCATCCGCCCTGTCGGCGGCTGGATCTCCGACAAGGTCGGCGGCTCCATCGTTACCCAGATCATCTCGGTGGTCATGGTGATAGCCTCCGTGGCCACCGGCTATGTGATGATGCTGGCGTATAACTCAACCGATCCGAACGCCTACTTTGCGCCCTTCCTGATTCTGTTCATCATCATGTTTGCGGCCAGCGGTATCGGCAATGGCTCCACTTTCCGCAGTATCGGGTTCATCTTCAACCAGCAACAGAAAGGGCCGGTTCTAGGCTGGACCTCAGCGGTTGCAGCCTACGGTGCCTTCATTGCGCCACGGGTTATGGGCCAGGAAATTCAGGCTGGCACTCCGGAAGTGGCCATGTACGGGTTTGCAGTATTCTACGCGCTCTGCCTGGTGGTTAACTGGTGGTTCTATCTGCGCAAGAACGCGTACATAAAGAATCCTTGA
- a CDS encoding SCO family protein, with the protein MMRFRHGFAGRRLKNLLLSGLVLIMAGCSDEGAHWNGKDISGLMPDLEFQLTGTSGETMTAADSSGQIRLLYFGFTSCPDVCPTTLAGLNNAINQLPDDLQDEVTTLFVSVDPQRDTPERIASYVNFFGQHIVGMTGSESALRDLSKRYRTTFGYEAPDAEGNYQVSHSAAVYVFDARGNARLLLRPGLTPKMISEDLATLATEQDS; encoded by the coding sequence ATGATGCGATTCCGCCATGGGTTCGCCGGACGCCGGCTGAAGAACCTGCTGCTATCGGGACTGGTCCTGATCATGGCGGGTTGCTCCGATGAAGGGGCGCACTGGAATGGCAAGGACATCAGCGGGCTGATGCCAGACCTGGAATTCCAGCTGACCGGTACCTCTGGCGAAACGATGACCGCCGCCGACTCCTCCGGCCAGATCCGGTTGCTGTACTTTGGCTTTACTTCCTGCCCGGACGTCTGCCCAACAACCCTGGCCGGGCTCAACAATGCCATAAACCAGCTGCCCGACGATCTGCAGGATGAGGTAACGACCCTGTTTGTCAGCGTTGATCCGCAACGGGATACGCCGGAACGTATTGCCAGTTATGTGAATTTCTTCGGCCAGCACATCGTCGGTATGACGGGTTCGGAAAGCGCCCTGAGAGATTTGTCCAAACGCTATCGCACAACGTTCGGGTATGAGGCGCCGGATGCCGAAGGTAATTACCAGGTATCGCACAGTGCGGCAGTTTACGTTTTTGATGCCCGCGGCAACGCGCGCCTGTTATTGCGCCCCGGCCTCACCCCGAAAATGATCAGTGAGGATCTGGCAACGCTCGCAACCGAACAGGATTCGTGA
- a CDS encoding Crp/Fnr family transcriptional regulator, with amino-acid sequence MNSILRPDVSSSPCLLSEGDKDIILQESAPESVALLNGLSRVFGIRLTDHHNDPDTRLLADLSRLFHQQRVNAETTLEKHDTPWGNVYLIQHGILRLFREAPNGKIAIHHFFSEGDMVWPVFGRTRTVRNTLCLVSVTPATVWVADFSSFRSAIRSHGEGLWPRFALALTEELAELTSMREFRKHTMPARDRYQLLLEEYPELVRRVPDHQLASWLGVVPATFSRLKTGNSS; translated from the coding sequence ATGAACAGTATTCTCAGGCCCGACGTGTCCTCCTCTCCCTGCCTTCTCAGTGAGGGTGACAAGGACATCATTCTGCAGGAATCTGCCCCGGAATCGGTGGCACTGCTTAATGGACTGAGTCGCGTGTTCGGCATACGCCTCACCGACCACCATAACGATCCGGATACCCGGCTGTTAGCCGATCTATCAAGACTGTTTCACCAGCAACGGGTAAATGCCGAAACCACGCTGGAAAAGCACGACACCCCCTGGGGCAATGTGTATCTGATCCAGCATGGTATTTTACGACTGTTCCGGGAGGCTCCGAATGGCAAAATTGCCATTCACCATTTTTTCTCCGAGGGCGATATGGTCTGGCCCGTCTTCGGCCGCACCCGAACCGTTCGCAATACTCTGTGCCTGGTTTCAGTAACCCCGGCAACCGTCTGGGTTGCGGACTTCTCCTCATTCCGGTCTGCCATCCGCTCCCACGGCGAAGGCCTTTGGCCACGTTTTGCCCTGGCTCTGACAGAAGAGCTCGCAGAGCTGACCAGTATGCGGGAATTTCGCAAACACACGATGCCAGCACGGGATCGGTACCAACTGCTTCTGGAAGAGTACCCGGAACTGGTCAGGCGTGTTCCCGATCATCAACTCGCTTCCTGGCTGGGCGTGGTTCCGGCAACCTTCTCACGTCTCAAAACCGGGAATAGCTCGTAG
- a CDS encoding BCCT family transporter: MLERLQRLLGLQTIPGVFFTSAGIAVLFVAVAVPYDKEVSGTFGILTGWVAANLGWFYILSVTSLLLFLLALAVSRYGTIRLGSDDSRPDYSNLTWFTMLFAAGIGTILMFWGVAEPVSHFANPPFEGVRPGSDQAASDAMTVALYHFGLHTWTIFAMPGLAIGYFAYRHNLPMRISSLFYPILGERAFGPWGWAVDVIAVLGTLFGVATSLGLGTLQLNSGLSYLFGIPSTGWVQVLLIAIIASIAATSVALGLDKGVRRLSQLNIVLAILLILFVVAVGPTVFIAEGMVQSVGDYFDALPWLAFWTETFRESDWQRQWTLFYWAWTISWAPYVGIFIARISRGRTIREFVAGVLFAPTAFTLVWFGVFGLSAIHVEMDGQIALAAQVQQDPSVAIFAFLEAFPLADAASLLSVIIIIIFFTTSSDSASLVIDMLTRRDDQPSLTRQRIFWAAAQGVIAATLLLAGGLDALQNVITSLGLPFCVLLIFMAVALFRALRADYQGYSVSELVQGRAFPEVEAVATPKKESQNV, from the coding sequence GTGTTAGAGCGGCTGCAACGCTTGCTGGGGCTGCAGACAATACCCGGCGTCTTTTTTACGTCCGCCGGGATTGCGGTGCTGTTTGTTGCAGTGGCTGTCCCCTATGACAAGGAAGTTTCAGGCACTTTTGGAATTCTGACCGGGTGGGTTGCGGCTAACCTGGGCTGGTTCTATATACTCTCTGTAACGTCCCTTCTTTTGTTTCTTCTTGCCCTCGCGGTCAGTCGCTACGGCACTATCCGGCTGGGCAGTGATGACTCCCGCCCGGATTATTCCAACCTGACGTGGTTCACGATGCTATTTGCCGCCGGTATCGGCACGATTCTTATGTTCTGGGGCGTGGCTGAACCGGTTTCGCACTTCGCAAATCCGCCGTTCGAGGGTGTCCGGCCCGGCAGTGACCAGGCGGCAAGTGATGCCATGACGGTGGCGCTCTATCACTTCGGTCTGCATACCTGGACTATTTTCGCCATGCCGGGACTGGCCATCGGTTATTTTGCCTATCGTCATAATCTGCCCATGCGCATCAGCAGCCTGTTCTACCCCATTCTTGGTGAACGTGCGTTTGGCCCCTGGGGTTGGGCTGTGGACGTGATTGCCGTTCTCGGCACCCTGTTCGGGGTGGCCACGTCACTGGGACTTGGCACCCTTCAGCTTAACAGTGGTTTGTCTTACCTCTTCGGGATTCCGTCGACGGGGTGGGTGCAGGTCCTGCTGATAGCCATCATTGCCAGTATCGCGGCAACCTCGGTAGCCCTGGGGCTGGATAAAGGGGTGCGTCGTTTGTCCCAGCTCAACATTGTGCTGGCGATTCTGCTGATCCTGTTTGTGGTCGCCGTCGGGCCGACAGTCTTTATTGCCGAGGGCATGGTTCAGAGTGTGGGCGACTATTTTGACGCCCTGCCGTGGCTGGCATTCTGGACCGAGACCTTCAGGGAGTCCGACTGGCAGCGACAGTGGACCCTGTTCTACTGGGCATGGACCATTTCCTGGGCGCCCTATGTAGGTATTTTCATTGCGAGGATTTCCCGTGGCCGGACCATCCGCGAGTTTGTTGCGGGTGTTCTGTTTGCGCCAACGGCTTTTACCCTTGTGTGGTTCGGTGTGTTCGGATTGTCCGCGATTCACGTGGAAATGGATGGACAGATAGCTCTTGCGGCTCAGGTACAACAGGACCCGTCGGTTGCGATTTTCGCGTTCCTTGAGGCATTTCCACTGGCAGACGCCGCGTCGCTACTCAGTGTCATCATCATAATTATTTTCTTTACGACTTCCTCGGATTCGGCTTCGCTGGTCATTGATATGCTTACGCGCCGTGATGACCAGCCGTCACTGACTCGCCAGAGGATCTTCTGGGCGGCGGCCCAGGGTGTTATTGCGGCCACCTTGCTGCTGGCGGGTGGGCTGGATGCGCTCCAGAATGTAATTACCTCCCTAGGCCTGCCATTCTGTGTATTGCTGATTTTTATGGCGGTGGCGTTATTCCGTGCATTGAGAGCAGATTATCAGGGGTATTCGGTCAGTGAATTGGTACAGGGGCGCGCGTTCCCGGAAGTGGAAGCCGTTGCTACGCCCAAAAAGGAGAGTCAGAATGTTTAA
- the trhA gene encoding PAQR family membrane homeostasis protein TrhA, with translation MTTTQPPSQPIHHRIEEWINSATHGAGAILSVAGTIALIAGASRLGDIWKIVSFSIFGASLILLYMASALYHGARRPELKKTFKTLDHCAIFLLIAGTYTPFLLVNMRGTVGWTLFAVIWSLAVTGVVLKVIFKNRFKLVRVGIYLAMGWLIIFASSDLVASLSATALNLTIAGGVVYTAGVAFYLADRIPYMHSVWHLFVIGGSACHFSAIYFGVLPYTA, from the coding sequence ATGACGACAACACAACCCCCTTCACAGCCCATCCACCATCGTATTGAAGAATGGATTAACAGCGCCACCCATGGAGCCGGCGCCATTCTCAGCGTGGCAGGGACCATTGCACTCATTGCCGGCGCGAGCCGGTTGGGCGACATCTGGAAAATTGTCAGCTTCAGTATTTTCGGCGCTTCCCTGATTCTGCTTTACATGGCGTCAGCCCTTTACCATGGTGCACGACGGCCGGAACTGAAAAAAACGTTCAAGACTCTCGACCATTGCGCCATCTTCCTGTTAATCGCCGGAACTTATACTCCTTTCCTGCTGGTCAACATGCGTGGAACCGTTGGGTGGACACTGTTTGCCGTTATCTGGTCGCTGGCAGTCACGGGCGTTGTGCTAAAGGTCATTTTCAAAAACAGGTTCAAACTGGTACGGGTTGGCATCTATCTAGCCATGGGATGGCTCATTATCTTTGCCTCCTCCGATCTGGTTGCCAGCCTCAGTGCAACCGCTCTGAACCTGACCATCGCCGGCGGCGTTGTCTACACCGCCGGCGTCGCCTTCTATCTGGCAGACCGGATTCCCTACATGCACTCCGTGTGGCACCTGTTCGTGATCGGCGGCAGCGCTTGCCATTTCAGCGCCATTTATTTCGGCGTTTTGCCCTACACAGCCTGA
- a CDS encoding universal stress protein — MFNKILIAIDAEDDGEGKRALEEGVRLLSEGGELHLASVYSPGTAGFFPHVTEEAPAEKENEVRDVLNLLARKYLPLNQAATLHVVAGSAGEKLLAIAGKTCADLLILVSRGASGRWPLRRATVEYISVNAPCSVLVLPAQVKGTEETEEGR, encoded by the coding sequence ATGTTTAACAAGATATTGATTGCCATCGACGCTGAAGACGATGGGGAGGGCAAGCGTGCACTGGAAGAGGGGGTTCGGCTGCTCAGTGAAGGGGGCGAGCTGCATCTGGCGAGCGTATACAGTCCCGGCACCGCCGGTTTTTTTCCTCACGTTACCGAGGAAGCGCCGGCCGAAAAGGAGAATGAAGTCCGGGATGTCCTGAACCTGCTGGCCCGAAAGTACCTGCCGTTGAATCAGGCTGCGACACTGCATGTGGTTGCAGGCAGCGCCGGGGAAAAATTGCTGGCCATTGCAGGCAAGACCTGTGCGGACCTGCTGATTCTGGTATCACGGGGTGCCAGTGGTCGCTGGCCTCTGCGCCGTGCCACGGTGGAATATATTTCCGTCAATGCGCCTTGTTCTGTCCTGGTGTTACCGGCACAGGTGAAAGGTACGGAAGAAACGGAAGAAGGCCGTTAG
- a CDS encoding NnrS family protein, with protein sequence MIVVRTSRWKLWHCRNRPDLLVLALGYLWLAAGSDTARIAGNDWLPLLR encoded by the coding sequence CTGATTGTGGTTCGGACCAGCCGCTGGAAGCTTTGGCATTGCAGGAACCGGCCCGATCTTCTGGTTCTGGCCCTTGGTTATCTGTGGCTGGCAGCAGGTTCCGACACAGCCAGAATCGCCGGAAATGATTGGCTACCTCTACTGCGCTGA
- the cadR gene encoding Cd(II)/Pb(II)-responsive transcriptional regulator — protein sequence MKIGEISKRSGIPVETVRYYEKIGLLPAPDRDASDYRSYRQAHLDRLLFIKRCRNLDMAQDEIRELIRLAEKPEADCADVDHLLARHLNHVRERLSELARLEQTLVKLQAACSDGRTVSECGILGGLTSELKELDAPGEDNHVPGTHRQGHN from the coding sequence ATGAAGATTGGAGAAATCTCAAAACGTTCAGGAATCCCGGTTGAAACGGTCAGATACTACGAGAAAATCGGCCTCTTGCCGGCGCCCGACCGTGATGCCAGCGATTACCGCTCTTATCGCCAGGCCCATCTTGACCGGCTGCTGTTCATCAAACGCTGTCGCAACCTGGACATGGCTCAGGACGAAATCCGCGAACTGATCCGGCTGGCGGAGAAACCGGAGGCAGACTGTGCCGACGTAGACCACCTGCTCGCCCGACACCTGAACCACGTCCGCGAACGGTTATCAGAACTGGCCCGTCTGGAGCAAACCCTGGTGAAACTGCAGGCTGCCTGCTCAGATGGCAGGACTGTCAGTGAATGCGGAATTCTCGGTGGCCTGACGTCCGAGCTTAAAGAGCTGGACGCCCCAGGCGAAGACAATCATGTTCCCGGTACTCACCGCCAGGGCCACAACTGA
- a CDS encoding globin: MSFEELFDASYERVLHPPPGAPDFFEAFYRRFLMSSPEVRILFRNTDMAVQRSMLKKSFFSLIAFYASGSVDDVLHRIACLHSARYLNVKPHLYDLWLDCLTDTVRAYDWEFSDDIELAWRLVLNPGITYMKFGYDHF, from the coding sequence ATGTCCTTCGAAGAGCTCTTTGACGCAAGTTACGAACGCGTCCTTCACCCCCCTCCTGGAGCCCCTGACTTTTTTGAAGCCTTCTACCGCCGATTCCTGATGTCTTCGCCAGAAGTACGGATACTGTTTCGTAATACAGACATGGCAGTTCAGCGAAGCATGCTGAAAAAATCCTTTTTCAGTCTCATAGCATTCTACGCCAGCGGCAGCGTTGACGATGTCCTCCACCGAATTGCCTGCCTGCACAGCGCCCGCTATCTCAATGTTAAGCCCCACCTCTACGACCTCTGGCTCGACTGCCTGACGGATACGGTAAGAGCCTATGACTGGGAGTTCAGCGACGATATCGAACTGGCCTGGAGGTTGGTTCTGAATCCTGGAATCACTTACATGAAATTCGGCTACGATCACTTCTGA
- a CDS encoding cytochrome c oxidase assembly protein, protein MTGPAYLLPYDFSPLTVLSFALVLGLYGTALQLMPERERPGAGRVLTFMIGVLLCYGVMQTRFDYYSQYMFFVHRGQHLILHHIGPILIALSNPLPVLRFWYDKTGARTRALLSPLGWLYRVLQQPVIASVLFVGLIYFWLWPPVHFDAMLSRQLYWIMNWSMLLDGILFWWLIFDSRPPAITTALGYGKRILLLALVAIPQMILGAWIVFSRGMVYDVYEVCGRAWPMPPETDQLLGGLLTWIPPAMMSILGILIILRRAMHEDGKFTVRKTATEGTPT, encoded by the coding sequence ATGACCGGCCCAGCCTACCTGCTGCCTTATGATTTTTCACCGCTGACGGTGCTCAGCTTTGCGTTGGTGCTGGGGCTTTATGGCACTGCACTGCAATTAATGCCAGAGCGGGAGCGGCCCGGCGCTGGCCGAGTCCTGACGTTTATGATCGGCGTATTGCTCTGTTATGGCGTGATGCAGACGCGCTTCGACTACTACTCCCAGTACATGTTTTTTGTCCACCGCGGCCAGCACCTCATCCTTCACCATATCGGGCCAATTCTGATCGCGCTCTCGAATCCGCTGCCGGTACTGCGCTTCTGGTACGACAAAACCGGCGCCAGAACACGTGCCCTTCTAAGCCCCCTTGGCTGGCTCTACCGTGTGCTCCAGCAACCGGTCATCGCGTCTGTGCTCTTCGTGGGGCTTATCTATTTCTGGCTCTGGCCTCCGGTCCATTTCGACGCGATGCTCAGCCGACAGCTCTACTGGATCATGAACTGGAGCATGCTACTTGATGGCATTCTGTTCTGGTGGCTGATCTTCGATTCCCGGCCTCCGGCGATCACGACTGCACTGGGCTACGGCAAACGCATCCTGCTATTGGCTCTGGTCGCCATCCCCCAGATGATTCTCGGCGCCTGGATCGTATTCTCGCGGGGCATGGTCTATGACGTTTACGAAGTCTGCGGCCGCGCCTGGCCCATGCCACCGGAAACTGATCAGCTGCTGGGGGGTCTGCTAACCTGGATTCCGCCAGCCATGATGAGCATTCTCGGCATTCTGATCATTCTTCGCCGGGCCATGCATGAAGATGGTAAATTCACCGTTCGTAAAACGGCCACCGAGGGCACGCCAACATGA
- a CDS encoding cation diffusion facilitator family transporter has protein sequence MHGDNHGHSHGHNHSDHFDTHNRAFAIAVFLNLAFVAIEAVYGVVAGSLALLADAGHNLSDVLGLVMAWVASWLASQKATDRNTYGLKKSTILAALFNALFLIAAVGGIAWEALRRFSEPADVAGMTVIVVAGIGVLINGITMLLFMSGQKGDLNIRGAFLHMAADTAVSVGVVIAGLVILWTGVSWIDPLVSLVIAAVIFLGTWQLLKDSINLAVDAVPRDIDPAKVLERLKTLPGVESAHHLHIWALSTTENALTVHLVKPDTKGDDRVIEQATEMLAHDFNIRHVTIQLERAMSNCPNMVYC, from the coding sequence ATGCACGGTGATAATCACGGCCACAGTCATGGTCATAACCACTCCGATCATTTCGATACCCATAACCGGGCCTTTGCGATTGCGGTGTTTCTGAACCTGGCATTTGTCGCCATTGAGGCGGTATACGGCGTAGTGGCTGGTTCCCTCGCGCTGTTGGCAGATGCCGGCCATAACCTGAGTGATGTACTGGGCCTGGTCATGGCCTGGGTAGCCAGCTGGCTCGCCAGCCAGAAAGCGACAGATCGCAATACCTACGGGCTCAAGAAGTCCACCATCCTGGCTGCCCTGTTCAATGCCCTGTTCCTGATTGCAGCTGTTGGAGGCATTGCCTGGGAAGCTTTACGGCGATTCAGTGAGCCTGCTGATGTGGCGGGCATGACTGTGATTGTCGTCGCCGGGATCGGGGTGCTTATTAACGGAATCACCATGTTGCTGTTTATGAGTGGCCAGAAGGGAGACCTGAATATTCGGGGCGCCTTCCTCCACATGGCGGCTGACACGGCTGTTTCCGTTGGCGTCGTAATTGCCGGCCTGGTCATCCTGTGGACCGGTGTCAGCTGGATTGATCCACTGGTGAGCCTGGTAATCGCCGCGGTCATCTTCCTGGGCACCTGGCAGTTGCTCAAAGACTCGATAAACCTCGCGGTGGACGCGGTGCCCCGCGACATTGACCCTGCCAAAGTGCTTGAGAGGCTGAAGACGCTGCCCGGCGTGGAATCCGCCCACCACCTCCACATCTGGGCCCTGAGCACCACCGAGAATGCGCTCACCGTGCACCTCGTGAAGCCTGATACCAAGGGGGACGACCGGGTGATTGAACAGGCCACTGAAATGCTGGCCCATGATTTCAACATTCGACACGTCACCATCCAATTGGAGCGGGCCATGAGCAATTGTCCGAATATGGTTTACTGTTAG